In one Leptospiraceae bacterium genomic region, the following are encoded:
- a CDS encoding AsmA family protein, giving the protein MKLTAGNIRLSRNLKVAFFFLLFLHFSSTLYVPILINGILYYLVKKVSSTVGFKITFRDSGIDFLPKLRLNFYDLKVSDPQNQERIYTQLHELGLELYWTRFLQKGKYFFKNVVLREGEVDVNLYVDQALKMIQESEEKEIREKQEKLPVKEKIGKSNTAEKVLRYINEKLVINNVEIDNVKVNLDKLTEHVQDNVYVYHLKGNMPSFSEIDVETKLKYYSSQVEAKGSIDLDLNKLDFNNIGFKMKLKLDEVALGQSEKYVRFPNLLLKQSKLNANLYVDKNTKSDLLLVKGTTSIPKLYYKAGNRISFVQPINLNTRAIYNHKNASIQLENSNYVIGNISSGSFDANLKFSNVPYLSSNIRANYIHLEPVLHFASSFSRVNKKESKKENRTIRIPINFDIQLYSGNMEYKHNAIYHLNSKLSLQNSFLSIPSCSFRVSDGEVYLLGKVDFIKNMQSQFDINLENINLEKFIRNFHDKDLVSGKLQAVFRIRTEGLSKKDIKKNLFGTGELNVKDGQLFDKANFLKPIYALDKIISIKKENETLSSFQNMKTTLYIQNETIQIRDFEYKGLGLQAKGKGDVDFSSNASLRITVGLEGLVGKAIKVPIIYNSEKTIAFIVDPIWLTSVYAGTLILAGPAGTVVGGLVGSAVSEDVDTGWSFFKGFFGKKKKSNK; this is encoded by the coding sequence ATGAAGCTTACAGCAGGGAATATTCGGCTTTCAAGAAATTTAAAAGTTGCCTTTTTTTTCCTTCTATTTTTGCATTTTTCTTCTACTCTATATGTTCCTATCCTGATTAATGGAATTCTTTATTATCTTGTAAAAAAAGTCAGTTCCACTGTGGGTTTTAAAATCACCTTTCGGGACTCCGGAATTGACTTTCTTCCCAAATTACGCTTAAACTTCTATGACCTCAAAGTAAGTGACCCCCAAAATCAAGAACGAATTTATACACAATTACACGAATTAGGGTTAGAACTCTACTGGACTCGTTTTTTACAGAAAGGTAAATACTTTTTTAAAAATGTAGTCTTACGAGAAGGAGAAGTAGATGTAAACCTGTATGTAGACCAGGCCTTGAAGATGATACAAGAATCGGAAGAAAAAGAAATTAGAGAGAAGCAAGAAAAACTTCCTGTAAAAGAAAAAATAGGAAAATCAAATACGGCAGAAAAAGTATTACGGTACATTAACGAAAAGTTAGTAATTAATAATGTAGAAATTGACAATGTTAAAGTAAATTTGGATAAGCTAACCGAACACGTACAGGATAATGTTTACGTTTATCATTTGAAGGGAAACATGCCTTCCTTTTCGGAAATTGACGTGGAAACAAAACTCAAGTATTATTCCAGCCAGGTAGAAGCAAAAGGGAGTATTGATCTTGATTTGAATAAACTGGATTTTAATAATATTGGCTTTAAAATGAAATTAAAACTGGATGAAGTTGCCCTCGGTCAATCAGAAAAGTATGTACGCTTTCCCAATCTTTTACTCAAACAATCCAAACTAAATGCAAATCTATATGTAGATAAAAATACGAAATCAGATTTACTTCTAGTAAAAGGTACAACTTCCATACCCAAATTATACTATAAGGCCGGAAACCGTATCTCTTTCGTTCAGCCGATTAACCTGAATACCCGAGCCATCTATAATCATAAAAATGCAAGTATCCAACTGGAAAACTCAAATTATGTAATCGGGAATATTTCTTCCGGTAGCTTCGATGCAAATTTAAAGTTTTCAAATGTGCCTTACCTGAGTTCCAATATTCGTGCAAATTATATACATCTCGAACCGGTGTTGCACTTTGCTTCTTCTTTTTCCAGAGTAAATAAAAAAGAATCGAAAAAAGAAAATAGAACCATCCGAATTCCTATCAATTTCGATATACAACTATATTCCGGAAACATGGAATATAAGCATAATGCTATCTATCACCTTAACTCCAAACTAAGCCTTCAAAACTCATTTTTATCAATACCCTCCTGTAGTTTCCGAGTTTCAGATGGAGAAGTATATCTACTCGGAAAGGTTGATTTCATAAAAAATATGCAATCTCAATTTGATATAAACCTTGAGAACATAAACCTTGAAAAGTTTATCCGCAATTTCCATGACAAAGACCTGGTTTCAGGAAAGCTTCAGGCTGTTTTTCGTATCCGAACAGAGGGTCTCTCCAAGAAAGATATAAAAAAGAATCTTTTCGGAACCGGAGAGTTAAATGTAAAAGATGGACAGTTATTTGATAAAGCCAACTTTTTGAAACCCATATATGCTCTGGATAAAATTATTAGCATAAAAAAAGAGAATGAAACCTTGAGTAGCTTTCAAAATATGAAAACTACTCTATATATTCAAAATGAAACCATACAGATTCGGGATTTTGAATATAAAGGACTCGGGCTTCAGGCCAAAGGTAAAGGGGATGTGGACTTTTCCTCCAATGCAAGTTTAAGAATTACGGTAGGTCTGGAAGGTCTTGTAGGAAAAGCTATCAAAGTTCCGATAATCTACAATTCAGAAAAAACTATTGCGTTTATTGTAGACCCCATCTGGCTAACCAGCGTATATGCCGGAACTCTAATCCTGGCCGGACCCGCCGGAACAGTAGTAGGTGGACTCGTAGGCTCGGCTGTATCCGAAGATGTAGATACGGGTTGGAGTTTTTTCAAAGGATTCTTCGGGAAGAAAAAGAAAAGCAACAAATAA
- a CDS encoding (Fe-S)-binding protein — translation MAKGCVLLENLIFHLVFTVLFIIANVVFVRAVLYRLGLVFSARDAQFNECFKKNSNLGFRLKSVWNNVILQKKLFKEPIRGLMHAFIFYGFLTYSIHTTNQMIAGVAGYWMSSLTELYKFSIVEALLGKGAAHAYELLVQIISFFVLLGLGYFAWRRWISKAKGLDIPSTASAIVISMIGTLMISTLLGEGAKAVSQSFADGASPIASGIGGIWTALGVSGATADTVYQVMWWVHILTVFAFMLYVPTSKHSHLIFAPINFFLVTDTPRGMLHKLNLEDESEDALWGRNKVQDFPWPNLLDGLACIECGRCQVQCPANRTGKALNPKKIITDIKHALLEKMPEVQEIKKKTAADKLVEALAEVDTGVIRNYTSEEELWGCTSCYACVEACPVGNNQVTAIMEMRRYLVLTETSFPGELQLAFQNMENNSNPWGVGAHTRADWAEGLNVKTMAEDPNVDILYWVGCAGAFDDRNKDVARSFVKILQKANVNFGILGTEENCSGDSARRGGNEYLYQTLAQTNVDTMNGYNVKKIVTTCPHCFNTIKNEYPQFGGNYEVVHHSQFINQLVKEKKIDVGVAKDAANGKFTYHDSCYLGRYNSNYENPREVVKTVSGGNLSEPIDHHTKGLCCGAGGAQMWMEEHGERVNVKRTNQLLDTGASTIAVGCPFCMTMVLDGVKAAGKTEEVKVKDLSELIAENLK, via the coding sequence ATAGCTAAAGGTTGTGTACTCTTGGAAAACTTAATCTTTCATCTTGTTTTCACCGTATTATTCATCATAGCCAACGTGGTTTTTGTGCGTGCTGTGCTCTACAGGTTGGGGCTGGTTTTTTCCGCCCGTGATGCCCAGTTTAACGAATGCTTCAAGAAAAACTCAAACCTCGGTTTTCGCCTTAAAAGCGTCTGGAATAACGTTATCCTCCAGAAAAAGCTATTTAAAGAACCCATCCGCGGTCTGATGCATGCTTTCATCTTCTATGGTTTTTTAACCTATTCTATCCATACAACGAACCAGATGATAGCCGGTGTGGCGGGATACTGGATGAGTAGTCTCACTGAACTCTATAAATTCTCTATCGTAGAAGCTCTTCTGGGCAAGGGTGCGGCTCACGCCTATGAACTTCTGGTTCAAATCATCTCTTTCTTTGTTCTTCTGGGCCTGGGGTATTTTGCCTGGAGAAGATGGATTTCCAAAGCCAAAGGTCTGGATATTCCCTCTACCGCTTCTGCTATTGTAATCAGCATGATTGGTACCCTGATGATTTCTACTCTTTTAGGAGAAGGGGCCAAAGCAGTATCTCAGTCTTTTGCTGATGGAGCCAGTCCCATTGCTTCCGGTATTGGTGGCATCTGGACAGCTTTAGGAGTAAGTGGCGCTACAGCCGATACAGTTTACCAGGTAATGTGGTGGGTGCATATTCTGACTGTATTTGCCTTTATGTTGTATGTTCCGACTTCCAAGCACTCTCACTTGATTTTTGCTCCCATAAATTTCTTTTTAGTAACAGATACTCCCCGGGGTATGCTTCATAAACTGAATCTTGAGGATGAAAGCGAAGATGCTCTCTGGGGAAGGAATAAAGTTCAGGATTTTCCCTGGCCGAACCTTTTAGACGGTCTGGCCTGTATCGAGTGCGGTAGATGTCAGGTACAGTGTCCGGCTAACAGAACCGGAAAAGCTCTGAATCCGAAAAAAATTATCACAGATATTAAACACGCTCTTTTAGAAAAAATGCCGGAAGTGCAGGAAATTAAGAAAAAAACCGCTGCCGACAAGCTGGTAGAAGCCCTTGCTGAGGTGGATACCGGGGTCATCCGCAACTACACTTCTGAAGAAGAACTCTGGGGTTGTACCAGTTGTTACGCCTGTGTGGAAGCCTGTCCGGTTGGCAATAACCAGGTAACTGCCATTATGGAAATGAGGCGCTACTTAGTGCTCACCGAAACCAGCTTTCCGGGAGAGCTTCAACTTGCCTTCCAGAACATGGAAAATAACTCGAACCCCTGGGGAGTCGGAGCTCATACCCGTGCAGACTGGGCAGAGGGCCTGAATGTAAAAACGATGGCTGAAGACCCAAATGTAGATATTCTTTACTGGGTAGGTTGTGCCGGTGCTTTTGACGATAGGAATAAGGATGTAGCCCGTTCTTTTGTTAAAATTCTCCAAAAAGCTAATGTAAACTTCGGTATTCTCGGAACAGAAGAAAACTGCTCCGGTGACTCAGCCAGAAGGGGTGGAAACGAGTATCTTTACCAGACCTTGGCCCAGACAAACGTAGATACCATGAACGGATACAACGTGAAAAAAATTGTTACTACCTGTCCGCATTGTTTCAACACTATCAAGAATGAATATCCTCAGTTCGGTGGAAATTATGAAGTAGTTCATCATTCGCAATTCATCAACCAGTTAGTTAAAGAGAAAAAAATCGATGTTGGTGTAGCTAAGGATGCAGCCAATGGCAAGTTTACCTATCATGATTCCTGCTACTTAGGAAGATATAATAGTAACTATGAAAACCCAAGAGAGGTAGTGAAAACAGTTTCCGGAGGAAACTTAAGTGAGCCTATTGATCACCATACCAAGGGACTCTGCTGCGGTGCCGGTGGAGCCCAGATGTGGATGGAGGAGCATGGAGAACGTGTGAACGTAAAAAGAACCAACCAGCTTCTGGATACAGGAGCCAGTACAATTGCTGTGGGTTGTCCATTCTGTATGACTATGGTTCTGGATGGAGTTAAAGCAGCAGGAAAAACAGAAGAAGTGAAAGTGAAAGATTTATCCGAGTTGATTGCAGAAAACTTGAAATAA
- a CDS encoding AAA family ATPase, which produces MLTIAYGEANFDNLRRNQRLFLDKTHFIPQLEHVEKFFFIRPRRFGKSLWISVLQAYYDLKKQEKFDELFHELYIHKQPTELKNSYLVLKFDFSGMDTSSEKKMQFSFHHRVRQTVIRFWQDYQHLFSRVEIEKLLERCETLDAAEIIQDVKDTVALKNLKVYTFIDEYDHFANKLASEGKEAFVRDIISETGYVRNFYEQMKIASGEGVFERFFITGVSPIMLDELASGFNIMSNMTGHPQFNEMLGFTAEEVRGILDKVPLERFAKKSKEEVFLDMTTFYNGYLFSEEAHKKVFNSDMVLYFLQYFHDVGYPKEILDFNVKTDYSKLKGLIVGSSGKENLKRILEEINTQEYLTFQLVQRFTFENRLKDYELKSLLFFFGLLTMTNIPNRFVVPNQVIKTLHWEYFQNFLEENGVDFDVSALHNCIAEMSESGKVEGLKNLAVDFFQNKLSNFDFSAMTEKHIKFMFISYFTLSKLYNIISERELPGGKRIDLLFEAHPAYYHYVMHNFIMEFKYIYKKDSPSEARAKREAAISQAKEYYETYKRDFKQFGRELHSMALIVTHDKQVELVEVAGF; this is translated from the coding sequence ATGCTAACAATCGCGTATGGAGAGGCCAATTTCGATAATCTGAGAAGGAATCAACGCCTGTTTCTTGATAAAACTCATTTTATTCCGCAGCTCGAACATGTAGAAAAGTTTTTCTTTATTCGGCCCCGGCGTTTCGGAAAAAGCCTCTGGATTAGTGTTTTACAGGCCTATTACGACCTGAAAAAACAGGAAAAGTTCGATGAACTTTTCCATGAGCTCTACATCCATAAACAACCTACAGAACTGAAAAATTCCTACCTAGTTCTCAAGTTTGACTTTTCCGGTATGGACACATCTTCTGAGAAAAAAATGCAGTTTTCTTTCCATCATCGCGTTCGGCAAACCGTCATACGCTTCTGGCAGGATTATCAGCATTTATTTAGCCGGGTTGAAATAGAAAAGCTCCTCGAACGCTGCGAGACTCTGGATGCAGCCGAAATCATTCAGGATGTAAAAGATACGGTAGCACTCAAAAACCTTAAGGTCTATACTTTTATCGACGAATACGATCATTTTGCCAATAAGCTCGCTTCGGAGGGAAAAGAAGCATTTGTTCGTGACATTATCTCTGAAACCGGCTATGTCCGCAACTTCTACGAGCAAATGAAAATAGCCAGTGGAGAAGGTGTATTTGAAAGGTTTTTTATCACCGGTGTTTCTCCTATCATGCTCGATGAACTGGCCAGTGGTTTTAATATCATGAGCAATATGACAGGCCATCCGCAGTTCAATGAGATGCTGGGCTTTACAGCAGAAGAAGTGCGGGGCATATTAGATAAAGTGCCCCTGGAAAGATTTGCTAAAAAGAGCAAAGAAGAAGTGTTTCTGGATATGACTACATTTTATAATGGTTATCTGTTTTCTGAAGAGGCCCATAAGAAAGTGTTCAATTCGGATATGGTTTTGTATTTTCTACAGTATTTTCATGATGTGGGTTATCCTAAAGAGATCCTTGATTTTAATGTAAAGACAGATTATAGCAAGCTGAAAGGCTTGATCGTGGGTAGTAGCGGTAAGGAAAACCTGAAACGAATCTTAGAAGAAATTAATACTCAGGAGTATTTAACCTTTCAATTAGTACAGCGCTTTACCTTTGAAAACCGCTTGAAAGACTACGAATTAAAATCATTATTGTTCTTCTTCGGCCTCTTAACCATGACAAATATTCCCAACCGTTTTGTTGTGCCGAACCAGGTGATTAAAACCCTACACTGGGAGTATTTCCAGAACTTCCTCGAAGAAAACGGGGTGGACTTCGATGTAAGTGCTCTGCACAACTGCATTGCCGAAATGTCCGAGTCCGGGAAAGTAGAGGGCTTGAAAAATTTAGCTGTTGATTTCTTTCAGAATAAACTCTCAAACTTCGATTTTTCTGCCATGACAGAGAAGCATATCAAGTTTATGTTTATCTCCTACTTTACTTTGAGTAAGCTCTACAACATTATCTCCGAAAGAGAACTACCCGGCGGCAAACGCATCGACCTTCTCTTCGAAGCTCACCCGGCCTATTACCATTACGTGATGCATAACTTTATCATGGAATTCAAATATATCTACAAGAAAGATTCTCCTTCGGAAGCCAGAGCAAAGCGGGAAGCGGCTATTTCCCAGGCAAAAGAATACTACGAGACCTACAAGCGTGACTTCAAGCAATTTGGCCGAGAACTCCATTCCATGGCTCTCATCGTGACCCACGACAAACAGGTAGAACTTGTGGAGGTTGCCGGGTTTTGA
- the cadA gene encoding cadmium-translocating P-type ATPase: protein MSEKKIYFSVEGMTCTACSARIEKKLNRIEGIEARVNFATEKAVVSISDETKIQASEIIQLIENTGYKAREYLEDRTDEKTKSREKLETYLFIFSVILTLPLVFPMLLMVFNFHYHIPSYVQLLLATPVQFIVGYRFYKGAYSALRGFSANMDVLVALGTSTAYFLSLYTLLIHPGQHLYFEASASIITLVYLGKILEHGARKKTSSAIKELIELQPETALVRRDEEWKETSIREIQSGEVCQVRAGELIPVDGEVLKGESALEEASLTGESLPRSVRPGEKVYAGTKNLNASLEVKTISMGKDTALAKIIQTVETAIESRAPIQKLADKVSAFFVPTVVFISFCTFLVWWLITGNLELSIINAVAVLVISCPCALGLATPTAIVAGSGLGAKLGILIKDAATLEKMNRVDILAFDKTGTLTSGKTLIQSYELSSVEEESEFFTALCLENESNHPLAYAVRSFLKNRQISPPEIENLTTEAGKGIRGSIKGVDYYIGSAGFLKENGISVPTSIEATAFVGKKGRYLGCFQVSDELRPDAKKALEILRKLGIETLMLTGDKKEKAVLLAQELGIETFKAEVLPHEKREAILRLKKEGKVPGMIGDGINDGPALAEASLSFSLASGSGIAIETSDVSLLKNELLSVPRALLLSRAVIRKIKQNLFFAFIYNVIGIPLAALGFLNPMFAGAAMAMSSVSVVSNSLLLKRWKPGF, encoded by the coding sequence ATGAGTGAGAAGAAAATCTATTTCTCTGTTGAGGGCATGACCTGTACAGCCTGTTCTGCAAGAATCGAGAAGAAATTAAACCGTATCGAGGGCATAGAAGCCCGTGTAAATTTTGCCACGGAAAAAGCAGTGGTAAGTATCTCGGACGAAACGAAAATCCAGGCTTCCGAAATCATCCAGCTTATAGAAAATACCGGCTACAAAGCGAGGGAATACCTCGAAGACAGAACCGATGAAAAAACAAAATCCCGCGAAAAGTTAGAAACTTATCTCTTTATTTTTTCGGTAATTCTTACCCTGCCTCTCGTTTTTCCCATGCTTCTCATGGTTTTTAATTTTCATTATCATATTCCCTCTTATGTACAACTCCTTCTGGCCACACCGGTTCAATTTATCGTGGGTTACAGGTTTTACAAAGGAGCTTATTCCGCTCTCAGGGGTTTTAGTGCGAATATGGATGTACTGGTGGCTCTCGGAACCTCCACGGCTTATTTTTTAAGTCTTTATACACTCCTAATTCATCCCGGACAACATCTGTATTTTGAAGCCAGTGCTTCCATTATTACCCTCGTTTACCTTGGAAAAATCCTCGAACATGGGGCAAGAAAAAAGACCTCCAGTGCAATTAAAGAACTCATTGAGCTCCAGCCCGAAACAGCCCTGGTTCGAAGGGATGAGGAATGGAAAGAGACTTCCATTCGAGAGATTCAGTCAGGAGAAGTTTGCCAGGTTCGAGCGGGAGAACTCATTCCGGTTGATGGAGAGGTTCTAAAGGGAGAATCCGCGCTTGAAGAGGCAAGCCTTACAGGAGAGAGCCTTCCCCGTTCTGTCAGGCCGGGGGAGAAGGTATATGCCGGAACAAAAAACCTGAATGCCAGCTTGGAAGTTAAAACTATTTCGATGGGAAAAGATACGGCTCTCGCGAAAATCATTCAAACCGTGGAAACGGCTATAGAATCGAGGGCCCCGATTCAGAAATTGGCTGATAAAGTGTCGGCTTTTTTTGTGCCGACTGTAGTTTTTATATCCTTTTGTACTTTTCTCGTCTGGTGGTTGATTACGGGAAACCTCGAGCTTTCGATTATCAATGCCGTTGCGGTTCTGGTAATTTCCTGCCCCTGTGCCCTCGGACTGGCTACTCCCACAGCGATTGTTGCCGGAAGCGGCCTCGGTGCTAAACTGGGAATTTTAATCAAGGATGCAGCGACCCTCGAAAAAATGAACCGGGTAGATATTCTGGCCTTTGATAAGACCGGAACTCTTACCAGCGGTAAAACTCTTATACAATCTTATGAACTTTCCTCTGTTGAAGAGGAATCCGAGTTTTTTACTGCCCTGTGTTTAGAAAATGAGTCGAACCATCCCCTTGCTTATGCGGTTCGCAGTTTTTTAAAAAATAGACAGATTTCTCCTCCGGAAATTGAAAATTTAACAACCGAAGCCGGAAAAGGAATTCGTGGAAGTATAAAAGGAGTGGATTACTACATCGGAAGCGCCGGTTTCCTGAAAGAAAACGGTATTTCGGTTCCGACATCCATAGAAGCCACAGCCTTTGTTGGAAAGAAGGGGCGGTATCTGGGGTGTTTTCAGGTAAGCGATGAATTACGTCCGGATGCGAAAAAAGCCCTCGAAATCCTGAGAAAACTGGGTATAGAAACTCTGATGCTTACTGGTGATAAAAAAGAAAAAGCTGTTCTACTGGCACAGGAACTGGGTATAGAAACCTTTAAAGCTGAAGTTCTGCCCCATGAAAAAAGAGAAGCCATTCTCCGGCTAAAAAAGGAAGGCAAGGTTCCCGGGATGATAGGGGATGGCATTAACGATGGGCCGGCATTGGCTGAAGCGAGTTTAAGTTTTTCCTTAGCTTCCGGTTCGGGGATTGCGATTGAAACTTCAGATGTCAGCTTATTAAAAAATGAACTTCTCTCGGTTCCCAGAGCCCTGCTTCTTTCCCGTGCGGTGATTCGGAAAATCAAGCAGAATCTGTTTTTTGCCTTTATCTATAATGTAATCGGCATTCCCCTCGCAGCCCTGGGTTTTTTGAACCCTATGTTTGCAGGAGCGGCTATGGCTATGAGTTCTGTTTCCGTAGTAAGTAATTCTCTGCTTTTAAAACGCTGGAAACCCGGTTTTTAG
- a CDS encoding serine hydrolase: MNYLYSIILMVLFFLLVPLKAAPTEDYFKPEYVKNFSDRFYRENSAKTPGMLILISKKGKLLHRGTYGFSKLAPETTFLPEKTSLPLGSISEFLLSLSLLKLQAEGKFDLNEDINKYLKSFRIKLPFNTYLTGRHFLNHADGLVDVEHGFYSFQQEKKTPIPLNNLATDRYAEPGNFSSHSFLSYSVLTKLLEDISGMKAEEYIQKNLFNILEIKDVFSEPDFQMKDPVSFYYSQDRDWKLFPQLFLIQSPRLNFYIGLEGIEKLLQYFSERPKDKIKEFDWNFIFRKQYSFVSDTEGMSYGLYENYQNGKIIFYKDALLPSGEARLCIFSDEDISIFFFSNAKSSFLRQKFITSFLKTFFPSNKISQKPESNLEEKKRMKDYSGYFVPHKFSGKTISRVTALLYAFEVKLDEEAYLHYKPLFPGLNPNLQEELKFKETEPLFFKEEQYGIHSVFRVDNYGEVSHVYNAFSNHNLYRKLKWYENPKVFFYTYAFLLLYFCLIFSFLVSSYILYLFKFPVARETLDKESRLVRVLRKLITTHSLLQGFFFLASAYILVFRGGLWSDARFPGLYLGFQDYEKLIFYTPVLSLGVLCIILYSSLRAFAEHKLSFHRKWKYGIYIILSLFTSLFLNHWNLHGFNF; the protein is encoded by the coding sequence ATGAATTATCTATATTCTATTATTCTCATGGTTTTGTTTTTTCTTTTAGTTCCCCTAAAAGCCGCTCCAACGGAAGACTACTTCAAGCCCGAGTATGTAAAAAACTTTTCCGATAGATTTTACAGAGAAAACTCGGCAAAAACTCCGGGGATGTTGATCCTGATAAGTAAAAAGGGGAAACTTTTACACAGGGGCACCTACGGATTTTCTAAATTAGCACCGGAAACCACTTTTCTTCCCGAAAAAACTTCCCTGCCTCTCGGAAGTATATCTGAATTTTTACTGAGTCTTTCTCTTTTAAAATTACAGGCAGAAGGTAAATTTGACTTAAACGAAGATATTAATAAGTATCTAAAATCTTTCCGAATTAAACTGCCTTTTAATACATACCTGACAGGACGACATTTTCTTAACCATGCAGATGGACTTGTAGATGTAGAGCATGGCTTTTATTCTTTTCAACAGGAAAAAAAGACTCCTATTCCTTTGAATAATCTGGCTACCGATAGGTATGCAGAACCGGGTAATTTTTCCAGTCATTCCTTTCTCTCCTATTCGGTCCTAACAAAACTTCTGGAAGATATAAGCGGAATGAAAGCAGAAGAGTATATACAAAAAAATTTATTTAATATATTAGAAATAAAAGATGTATTTTCAGAACCGGACTTTCAAATGAAAGATCCGGTTTCCTTTTATTACAGTCAGGATAGAGATTGGAAGCTATTTCCCCAACTTTTTTTGATTCAAAGTCCGAGGCTTAACTTTTATATCGGGCTTGAAGGAATAGAAAAACTTTTACAGTACTTTAGCGAAAGACCGAAAGACAAGATAAAAGAATTTGATTGGAACTTTATTTTTCGCAAGCAATATAGTTTTGTATCGGATACTGAAGGTATGAGTTACGGGCTTTATGAAAACTATCAAAATGGGAAAATTATTTTTTATAAAGATGCCCTCCTGCCTTCCGGAGAAGCGAGGCTCTGCATTTTTTCTGATGAAGATATCTCGATATTTTTCTTCTCAAATGCAAAAAGTTCCTTTTTACGACAAAAGTTTATTACTTCCTTCTTAAAGACTTTTTTTCCCTCTAACAAAATTTCTCAAAAACCGGAAAGTAATCTCGAAGAAAAAAAGAGGATGAAAGATTATAGTGGTTATTTTGTACCCCATAAATTTTCGGGTAAAACCATAAGTCGAGTTACTGCACTCTTATATGCGTTTGAAGTAAAACTTGACGAAGAAGCCTATCTTCATTATAAACCTCTTTTCCCGGGTCTGAATCCCAACCTACAGGAGGAATTAAAATTCAAAGAAACAGAACCTCTTTTTTTTAAAGAAGAGCAATATGGGATACATTCCGTATTTCGGGTCGATAATTACGGGGAAGTCAGCCATGTTTATAATGCTTTCAGTAACCATAACTTATACAGAAAACTCAAATGGTATGAAAACCCGAAAGTTTTCTTTTATACCTATGCGTTTCTTTTGCTCTATTTCTGTTTGATTTTTAGTTTTTTAGTTTCTTCTTATATACTATATCTATTTAAATTCCCTGTTGCCAGGGAAACTCTCGATAAAGAAAGTCGATTGGTACGGGTTTTGCGAAAACTTATCACTACTCATAGCCTGCTACAGGGTTTTTTCTTTTTAGCTTCTGCTTATATCCTGGTATTCAGGGGAGGATTATGGTCGGATGCCCGCTTTCCGGGGCTTTACCTCGGTTTTCAGGATTATGAAAAACTTATCTTTTACACACCTGTTTTAAGTCTCGGAGTCCTATGTATCATCCTTTACAGTTCTCTCAGGGCTTTTGCTGAACACAAACTCAGCTTTCACAGGAAATGGAAATATGGCATCTATATCATACTTTCCTTATTTACTTCCTTATTCTTAAACCACTGGAACCTGCATGGTTTTAATTTTTAA
- a CDS encoding PD-(D/E)XK nuclease family transposase, with product MYSVSFLNFNLLQIDNFHSTFQLLKKENPEIALTKDLEIHIIELPKFLKQKLKQAN from the coding sequence GTGTATTCCGTTTCCTTTCTTAACTTTAACCTGCTGCAAATAGACAATTTTCATTCGACTTTCCAGCTATTGAAAAAAGAGAATCCGGAAATAGCCTTGACGAAAGATCTGGAAATCCATATAATAGAACTACCCAAATTTCTGAAACAAAAGCTTAAGCAAGCAAATTGA
- a CDS encoding GlsB/YeaQ/YmgE family stress response membrane protein: MGSIIFFLIIGAIAGWLAGLLMKGEGYGAIGNILLGIVGAIIGGYLFKLVGIRVGGFFGSLISATLGAVIILYGAKILKK; the protein is encoded by the coding sequence ATGGGTTCAATTATATTTTTTCTAATTATTGGTGCTATCGCAGGATGGCTTGCCGGACTTCTAATGAAAGGAGAAGGTTACGGAGCAATAGGTAATATTCTTCTTGGCATCGTAGGAGCTATCATCGGCGGTTACTTATTTAAATTGGTGGGTATTCGGGTCGGAGGATTTTTTGGTTCTTTAATTTCTGCAACTTTAGGCGCAGTAATTATATTATATGGTGCTAAAATACTAAAAAAATAA